One genomic window of Cricetulus griseus strain 17A/GY chromosome 3, alternate assembly CriGri-PICRH-1.0, whole genome shotgun sequence includes the following:
- the Atmin gene encoding ATM interactor isoform X2, with product MAATEAAAAASAAPAPGVPAMPASTRGAAAAASGPWGPSESRLPGSRPRPARARAAVPVPPARELIQPSVSELSRAVRTNILCTVRGCGKILPNSPALNMHLVKSHRLQDGIVNPTIRKDLKTVPKFYCCPIKGCPRGPDRPFSQFSLVKQHFMKMHAEKKHKCSKCSNSYGTEWDLKRHEEDCGKTFQCTCGCPYASRTALQSHIYRTGHEIPAEHRDPPGKKRKMESYLQSQKLSSKTIEPLSDQPAPHQDVHELEASEVKLAASFEDSFRTHAKKQNITAPPRCPQKLLLPKPKVALVKLPVMQFSPVPVFVPTADPSAQPVVLGVDRGSAAGAVHLVPLSVGTLVLSLDSQACSMKESLPLSKIISPIVEPVSTGVQENLGKSPCGPLQELGNTCQKNSISSINVQTDLSYTSPNLIPSAQWLSPDSSVSSCSQTDLSFDSQVSLPVSVHTQTLVPSSKVTSSIAAQTDAFIDACFQPGGISRETQTSRIRDPTDDPVQVGHAGLCGDIFEGVHSSYSVPTDNIMSSSLVSETVTHGLLPQNDHKILSQVIEKPAPLLHFSAQNSMLPSQNMTDNQTQTIDLLSDLENILSSNLPGQALDNRSLLSDANPGPDAQLPSGSGQNSGIDFDIEEFLSASNIQTQTEESELSGMSTEPALESLDIETQTDFFLTDPSAQSYGFRGSSSFLGLEMFDTQTQTDLNFFLDSSPHLPLGSILKHSSFSMSTDSSDTETQTEGASPSRHTPALESKVQLNSTETQTMSSGFEPLGNLFFTSNETQTAMGDFLLADLAWNTMESQFSSVETQTCSELHAVSSF from the exons ATGGCGGCCACAGAGGCGGCGGCGGCTGCGTCCGCGGCTCCGGCCCCGGGTGTCCCGGCCATGCCGGCGAGCACGCGGGGAGCCGCCGCCGCCGCCTCGGGGCCGTGGGGGCCGTCGGAGTCGCGGCTTCCAGGCAGCCGACCGCGACCAGCCAGGGCTCGGGCCGCGGTCCCGGTGCCACCCGCCCGGGAGCTGATCCAGCCGTCTGTGAGTGAGCTGTCCCGGGCTGTGCGCACCAATATCCTGTGCACTGTGCGCGGCTGCGGCAAGATACTGCCCAACAGCCCTGCGCTCAACATGCACCTGGTCAAGAGCCACCGACTGCAG GATGGCATAGTAAATCCAACAATAAGAAAAGATTTGAAAACTGTCCCGAAATTCTACTGTTGTCCAATCAAAGGATGTCCTCGAGGCCCTGACAGACcattttctcagttttctctgGTTAAACAG CACTTTATGAAAATGCATGCAGAAAAGAAGCACAAATGCAGTAAATGCAGTAATTCCTATGGCACTGAGTGGGACCTGAAACGACATGAGGAGGATTGCGGCAAGACCTTCCAGTGTACGTGTGGCTGTCCATACGCCAGCAGAACCGCACTGCAGTCTCACATCTACCGAACTGGCCATGAGATCCCTGCAGAACACAG AGACCCACctggtaaaaaaagaaaaatggaaagctaCCTGCAAAGCCAGAAGTTGTCCAGCAAAACCATTGAACCATTGAGTGACCAACCAGCTCCTCACCAAGACGTTCATGAACTGGAAGCATCAGAAGTAAAGCTAGCAGCATCATTTGAAGACTCTTTCCGCACTCATGCCAAAAAGCAGAACATCACAGCACCTCCCAGGTGCCCCCAGAAGTTGCTTTTACCAAAGCCCAAGGTGGCTCTGGTTAAACTTCCAGTCATGCAGTTTTCCCCTGTGCCTGTCTTTGTGCCTACAGCCGACCCCTCAGCCCAGCCTGTGGTGTTAGGTGTGGATCGAGGTTCTGCAGCAGGTGCTGTGCACTTAGTCCCCTTGTCAGTAGGAACCCTGGTCCTCAGCCTGGATTCCCAGGCCTGCTCTATGAAGGAGAGCCTACCTCTTTCGAAGATTATCAGTCCTATTGTTGAGCCAGTCAGTACAGGTGTTCAAGAGAACTTGGGGAAAAGTCCTTGTGGTCCTTTACAAGAACTAGGAAATACATGTCAGAAGAATAGCATCTCCTCAATCAACGTGCAGACTGATCTGTCCTACACCTCCCCCAACTTGATACCTTCTGCTCAGTGGCTCAGCCCTGATTCTTCTGTGTCATCGTGTTCTCAGACTGACCTGTCGTTTGATTCTCAAGTGTCCCTTCCCGTTAGTGTCCACACCCAGACGTTGGTGCCCAGCTCAAAGGTCACTTCATCCATAGCTGCTCAGACGGATGCATTTATAGATGCCTGTTTCCAGCCAGGTGGGATCTCCAGAGAAACCCAAACCAGCAGGATTCGAGACCCCACAGATGACCCTGTGCAGGTGGGCCACGCTGGCCTGTGTGGGGACATTTTTGAAGGTGTCCATTCATCATATAGCGTTCCCACGGACAACATCATGAGTAGTAGTTTAGTTTCAGAGACAGTAACTCATGGTCTGTTACCTCAGAATGACCATAAGATATTAAGCCAAGTCATTGAAAAGCCTGCACCCTTGTTACACTTCAGTGCCCAGAACAGCATGCTTCCTTCACAGAACATGACAGATAATCAGACCCAAACCATAGATCTACTGAGTGACTTAGAAAACATCTTGTCAAGCAATCTGCCTGGTCAAGCACTAGACAACCGGAGTCTTCTGTCCGACGCAAACCCTGGGCCTGATGCCCAGCTCCCATCAGGCTCAGGCCAGAATTCTGGGATCGATTTCGATATTGAAGAATTCCTTTCAGCCTCAAATATCCAGACTCAGACTGAAGAGAGTGAACTCAGCGGCATGAGCACTGAGCCAGCCTTGGAGTCCCTGGACATTGAGACCCAGACTGACTTCTTCCTCACAGACCCCTCCGCACAGTCCTACGGGTTCAGAGGAAGTTCAAGCTTTTTAGGCCTGGAGATGTTTGACACGCAGACACAGACAGACTTAAACTTCTTCTTAGACAGTAGTCCTCACCTGCCTCTGGGAAGCATCCTGAAACACTCCAGCTTCTCCATGAGCACTGACTCTTCTGACACAGAGACCCAAACTGAAGGCGCCTCCCCATCTCGACACACACCGGCTCTGGAGAGCAAGGTCCAGCTGAACAGCACAGAAACACAGACCATGAGCTCTGGCTTTGAGCCCCTGGGGAACTTGTTCTTCACCAGCAACGAAACTCAGACAGCAATGGGTGACTTCCTTCTAGCTGATTTGGCCTGGAACACAATGGAGTCCCAGTTCAGCTCTGTGGAAACCCAGACGTGCTCGGAGCTGCACGCTGTCTCCAGCTTCTGA
- the CUNH16orf46 gene encoding uncharacterized protein C16orf46 homolog isoform X1 produces MDFCQESETVVENNENKNTQGAEETALTLSCPDERSERNHVCCLLGVSDLTLEEDERAIEFAIGTGWEEAVHGWGRTSPTACIWSRKKIKRGRVGEGSSSNSTSDCLFCMSLSQGSLEVHSLSEVGKPEASAVAEVSSEKNWSPEKSWENISQRPSTASREPKKLCLPTYMHGEKKSLQIKEFIWCMEEWAMPETVSGKTCRSPCRSTDRNLSISSSLTSKALVVLPPLQSSTPNSLDVLSKKNSNVFWQPEEKAIRVEKDECEACTDMLKTVDGKGEKRHFELASCLKVTDILPFPPPVARTQLLAAESSKCCLHWSLLPQKSSMFSSSPANIHYLATLQLLHKQRVQSSRTRLKAKEPRHPRNIQKHILTESKQENSSQALSDKMFPKPLLPSLTVSRVVIPVSTHRVL; encoded by the exons ATGGATTTCTGTCAGGAAAGTGAGACTGTTGtagagaataatgaaaataagaatacTCAAGGCGCAGAAGAAACTGCACTGACTTTAAGTTGTCCAGATGAGAGAAGTGAAAGGAATCATGTTTGCTGTCTTCTTGGTGTTAGCGACCTCACGTTGGAAGAGGATGAGCGGGCCATCGAGTTTGCCATCGGCACTGGGTGGGAAGAAGCC GTCCACGGTTGGGGAAGGACATCACCAACTGCCTGCATCtggtcaaggaagaaaattaaaaggggGAGGGTAGGAGAAggtagcagcagcaacagcaccaGCGATTGCTTGTTCTGCATGAGTCTTTCTCAAGGGAGTCTGGAGGTTCATTCCCTGTCAGAGGTTGGGAAACCGGAGGCCAGTGCTGTAGCTGAGGTGAGCTCTGAGAAGAACTGGAGCCCTGAGAAGAGCTGGGAAAACATCTCCCAGAGACCCAGCACTGCTTCCAGAGAACCTAAAAAACTCTGCCTTCCCACATACAtgcatggagaaaaaaaaagcctgcaaATCAAGGAATTTATCTGGTGCATGGAAGAATGGGCTATGCCCGAGACAGTTAGTGGCAAGACCTGCCGAAGCCCCTGCAGAAGCACTGACCGGAACCTCTCCATCTCCAGCTCCCTCACATCCAAGGCCCTTGTGGTTCTGCCCCCGCTGCAAAGCTCTACCCCCAACAGCTTGGATGTCCTGAGTAAGAAGAACAGCAATGTTTTCTGGCAGCCAGAAGAAAAGGCAATAAGGGTGGAAAAGGATGAGTGTGAGGCTTGTACAGATATGTTGAAAACAGTTGATGGGAAAGGTGAAAAGAGACACTTTGAGCTGGCCAGCTGCCTGAAGGTCACCGACATACTGCCTTTTCCTCCACCTGTGGCCCGGACACAGCTGCTGGCAGCAGAGTCCTCGAAGTGCTGCCTGCACTGGTCCCTTCTGCCCCAGAAAAGCTCTATGTTCTCATCCAGCCCCGCCAACATCCACTATCTTGCCACCTTGCAGCTTTTGCATAAACAGAGAGTGCAAAGCAGCAGAACCAGGCTCAAAGCCAAAGAGCCCAGACATCCCAGAAACATTCAGAAGCACATTCTCACAGAGTCCAAGCAGGAAAACAGTTCCCAAGCACTATCAGATAAGATGTTCCCCAAACCTCTCTTGCCTTCCCTTACAGTGAGCAGGGTTGTCATCCCCGTCTCTACTCACAGAGTCCTCTGA
- the CUNH16orf46 gene encoding uncharacterized protein C16orf46 homolog isoform X2, with product MSLSQGSLEVHSLSEVGKPEASAVAEVSSEKNWSPEKSWENISQRPSTASREPKKLCLPTYMHGEKKSLQIKEFIWCMEEWAMPETVSGKTCRSPCRSTDRNLSISSSLTSKALVVLPPLQSSTPNSLDVLSKKNSNVFWQPEEKAIRVEKDECEACTDMLKTVDGKGEKRHFELASCLKVTDILPFPPPVARTQLLAAESSKCCLHWSLLPQKSSMFSSSPANIHYLATLQLLHKQRVQSSRTRLKAKEPRHPRNIQKHILTESKQENSSQALSDKMFPKPLLPSLTVSRVVIPVSTHRVL from the coding sequence ATGAGTCTTTCTCAAGGGAGTCTGGAGGTTCATTCCCTGTCAGAGGTTGGGAAACCGGAGGCCAGTGCTGTAGCTGAGGTGAGCTCTGAGAAGAACTGGAGCCCTGAGAAGAGCTGGGAAAACATCTCCCAGAGACCCAGCACTGCTTCCAGAGAACCTAAAAAACTCTGCCTTCCCACATACAtgcatggagaaaaaaaaagcctgcaaATCAAGGAATTTATCTGGTGCATGGAAGAATGGGCTATGCCCGAGACAGTTAGTGGCAAGACCTGCCGAAGCCCCTGCAGAAGCACTGACCGGAACCTCTCCATCTCCAGCTCCCTCACATCCAAGGCCCTTGTGGTTCTGCCCCCGCTGCAAAGCTCTACCCCCAACAGCTTGGATGTCCTGAGTAAGAAGAACAGCAATGTTTTCTGGCAGCCAGAAGAAAAGGCAATAAGGGTGGAAAAGGATGAGTGTGAGGCTTGTACAGATATGTTGAAAACAGTTGATGGGAAAGGTGAAAAGAGACACTTTGAGCTGGCCAGCTGCCTGAAGGTCACCGACATACTGCCTTTTCCTCCACCTGTGGCCCGGACACAGCTGCTGGCAGCAGAGTCCTCGAAGTGCTGCCTGCACTGGTCCCTTCTGCCCCAGAAAAGCTCTATGTTCTCATCCAGCCCCGCCAACATCCACTATCTTGCCACCTTGCAGCTTTTGCATAAACAGAGAGTGCAAAGCAGCAGAACCAGGCTCAAAGCCAAAGAGCCCAGACATCCCAGAAACATTCAGAAGCACATTCTCACAGAGTCCAAGCAGGAAAACAGTTCCCAAGCACTATCAGATAAGATGTTCCCCAAACCTCTCTTGCCTTCCCTTACAGTGAGCAGGGTTGTCATCCCCGTCTCTACTCACAGAGTCCTCTGA